A genomic region of Ignavibacteria bacterium contains the following coding sequences:
- a CDS encoding polysaccharide deacetylase family protein translates to MRFIFFIEPPKIIRRIFKQLIWENSERKICLTFDDGPFPEPTEKILRMLEQNKSKAIFFLTGKNVIENISLVNEITAEGHSIANHSFNHSRKMTKMSCEGIRSEILETEKLLSDKQNFLKIFRPPYGRINLKMVKELKSLNYKVIMWSLLTEDYLGNFDIVKRNLDNHLRDNSIIVFHNNPKSSNIIEKSLDYTFNLIDKRGFKVGNTFSF, encoded by the coding sequence ATGAGATTTATTTTTTTTATTGAACCACCAAAAATTATCAGAAGAATTTTTAAGCAATTAATCTGGGAAAATTCTGAGCGAAAAATTTGTTTAACTTTTGACGATGGACCTTTTCCAGAACCGACTGAAAAAATTCTTAGAATGCTTGAACAAAATAAATCTAAAGCTATTTTCTTTTTAACCGGCAAAAATGTGATTGAGAATATCAGTCTTGTCAATGAAATTACAGCAGAGGGACATTCTATCGCTAATCACTCATTTAATCATTCAAGAAAAATGACAAAAATGAGTTGTGAAGGAATTAGATCAGAAATTTTAGAGACTGAAAAATTACTTTCCGATAAGCAAAACTTTTTAAAAATATTTCGACCACCTTACGGAAGAATTAATCTTAAAATGGTAAAAGAATTAAAGTCATTAAATTACAAAGTAATTATGTGGTCACTTTTAACTGAAGATTATCTTGGTAACTTTGATATTGTTAAAAGAAATCTGGATAATCATCTTCGAGATAACTCAATAATTGTATTTCACAACAATCCAAAATCATCTAATATTATTGAAAAATCTCTTGACTACACTTTTAATTTAATTGATAAGAGAGGATTTAAAGTTGGAAATACTTTCAGCTTTTGA
- a CDS encoding glycosyltransferase, with amino-acid sequence MLSAFEILFLVAVIFYIIQQIIFLIGFNKKLKINPNYEPSVTIIVAARNEEKNIRQCLNSLVQIDYPSEKLEIIIVDDYSTDKTGEIIDEFVKNFPNVKKVIPELKIIPKPGKTNAIVNGIKNSSGEIIFTTDADCIVKPSWIKSQIKYFTDNVGVVTGFTFQKSYSQFTGMQNLDWVYLLTVAAGTINLGLPLSCIGNNMAYRRDAYDWVGGYENIKFSVTEDFALLHKIHKHTHYNVVFPAEESGVNLSEPCPDWKSLYRQKHRWGVGGLDAPFIGFVIMFWGWLSHLLILLQIIFGSVFTLVLTVIKFLSDLVFLLIPLRKFKMVNQLKYFFAFEIYFILYVLLLPFFVFLDKKVIWKEREY; translated from the coding sequence ATACTTTCAGCTTTTGAAATTCTATTTCTGGTTGCTGTGATATTTTATATCATTCAGCAAATCATCTTTCTAATTGGATTTAATAAAAAACTAAAAATCAATCCGAACTATGAACCTTCTGTTACAATTATTGTAGCAGCAAGAAATGAAGAAAAAAATATCAGGCAATGCTTGAATTCACTTGTTCAGATTGATTATCCTTCGGAAAAACTTGAGATAATAATTGTCGATGATTACTCGACAGATAAAACCGGAGAGATTATCGATGAGTTTGTTAAAAATTTTCCTAATGTGAAAAAAGTAATTCCAGAGCTTAAAATTATTCCAAAACCCGGGAAGACAAATGCGATTGTAAATGGAATTAAAAATTCTTCCGGAGAAATTATTTTCACAACCGATGCTGATTGTATTGTGAAACCTTCCTGGATTAAATCTCAGATAAAATATTTTACTGATAATGTGGGAGTAGTAACTGGTTTCACATTTCAAAAAAGTTATTCACAATTTACAGGAATGCAAAATCTCGATTGGGTTTACTTGCTAACGGTTGCAGCTGGAACAATTAATCTTGGCCTTCCTTTGAGTTGTATCGGAAATAATATGGCTTATCGAAGAGATGCTTATGATTGGGTCGGCGGATATGAAAACATTAAATTTAGCGTAACCGAAGATTTTGCTTTGCTTCACAAAATTCATAAACACACTCACTACAATGTAGTCTTTCCAGCTGAAGAAAGTGGCGTAAATTTGTCTGAACCCTGTCCTGATTGGAAAAGTCTCTACAGACAAAAACATCGTTGGGGAGTTGGTGGACTTGATGCTCCATTTATTGGATTTGTAATTATGTTCTGGGGCTGGTTGAGTCATCTTTTGATTTTACTTCAAATTATTTTTGGAAGTGTTTTTACTCTTGTTCTGACTGTAATAAAATTTTTGAGTGATTTAGTTTTCTTATTAATTCCTTTGCGAAAATTCAAGATGGTTAATCAATTAAAGTATTTCTTTGCATTTGAAATTTACTTTATTTTATATGTGCTGCTTCTTCCATTTTTTGTTTTTCTGGATAAAAAAGTTATCTGGAAAGAAAGAGAATATTGA
- a CDS encoding radical SAM protein produces the protein MLLLCNYYVTYRCNADCEFCHFGFSTELNRTPFAKEEDVFNNLPQLRELGVKFIDFTGGEPLLHKSIHLFVDEAKKLKMQTSITTNCLLYPKFAEKLAGKVNLLHFSLDSPDEEEHNRIRRVKCFNSVIESINIAKSIGEFPDILFTVTNDTYKKLPQMYELARKYELVLIVNPVFSYFGNPGLSLEALDYIEDFCSGKPDIYINPSFIELRRRGGNNPEKPLCKAVSRVIVISPYNEVILPCYHFGNQTIKIDRPLKEIRNSDLVKYYQSMEGRFDFCKGCTVNCYFEPSFAFPTNYFGIKSVPSKFYYGFQKLVKQKILKFDNKFFGVRKS, from the coding sequence ATGCTTCTACTTTGTAATTATTATGTAACTTATAGATGCAACGCAGATTGTGAGTTTTGTCACTTCGGATTTTCAACAGAACTTAACAGAACTCCATTTGCAAAAGAAGAAGATGTATTCAATAATTTGCCACAGCTTCGAGAACTTGGAGTGAAGTTTATCGACTTTACTGGCGGTGAGCCGCTTCTTCACAAAAGCATTCATCTTTTTGTAGATGAAGCAAAAAAATTAAAAATGCAGACAAGCATTACAACAAATTGTCTGCTCTATCCAAAGTTTGCTGAAAAACTTGCAGGTAAAGTTAATCTCCTTCATTTCTCTCTCGATTCACCTGATGAAGAAGAACATAATCGAATACGAAGGGTTAAGTGCTTTAATTCAGTTATTGAATCAATTAATATCGCCAAGTCAATTGGAGAATTCCCAGATATCTTGTTTACAGTGACGAATGATACTTATAAAAAACTTCCGCAGATGTATGAGCTTGCAAGAAAATATGAATTAGTTTTAATCGTAAATCCAGTTTTCAGTTATTTTGGAAATCCAGGACTTTCACTCGAAGCACTCGATTATATTGAAGATTTTTGTTCTGGTAAACCAGATATTTACATTAATCCAAGTTTTATCGAATTACGAAGAAGAGGCGGTAATAATCCTGAAAAACCTTTGTGCAAAGCAGTTTCTCGTGTAATTGTAATTTCCCCGTATAATGAAGTTATTCTTCCTTGTTATCATTTTGGAAATCAAACAATAAAGATTGATCGACCTTTGAAAGAAATTCGTAATTCCGATTTAGTTAAATATTATCAATCAATGGAAGGAAGGTTTGACTTTTGTAAAGGTTGTACAGTTAACTGTTACTTCGAACCTTCGTTTGCATTTCCAACTAATTATTTCGGAATAAAAAGCGTTCCCTCAAAATTTTATTATGGTTTTCAAAAATTGGTAAAACAAAAAATTCTTAAATTTGACAATAAATTTTTTGGAGTTCGAAAGTCATAA
- a CDS encoding DUF1207 domain-containing protein, which yields MKIKLLFLVLILFSEVYSQIYLSNRIYSKTILFPDYRLFPSNFSDPMEAKTGTQFYLDAKSLELNIGASKDLIHHQFNWSNTLAFGLEFFNWSLLNREKQFKFPVMAVDYFFGGYLIFYHNSRSIDWANRIRISHISAHLSDGSFDKSQNQWTNNNQPFTYSREFVQWTSAFIYRNLNFYFDAIYLFHSIPEWKFNTITGIGTEAIIIGFPELHTKIFTGFDLKFQKFNGEKFETNKNFSAGFIFGNQSTTHLRLAYQYFDGYNFHGQLFNQKFKQSFINISVVI from the coding sequence ATGAAAATAAAGCTATTATTTCTTGTTCTTATTCTTTTCAGCGAGGTATATTCTCAGATTTATCTTTCAAATCGAATTTATTCGAAGACAATTTTATTTCCTGATTATCGATTATTCCCATCGAATTTCTCTGACCCGATGGAAGCGAAAACTGGAACTCAATTCTACCTCGATGCAAAAAGTCTGGAACTAAACATTGGTGCGTCTAAAGATTTAATTCATCATCAATTTAATTGGAGCAATACTCTAGCATTTGGATTAGAATTTTTCAATTGGTCACTTCTGAATCGTGAAAAGCAATTTAAATTTCCTGTAATGGCAGTTGATTATTTTTTTGGAGGATACTTAATTTTTTATCATAACAGTCGAAGCATTGACTGGGCAAATCGAATTAGAATTAGTCACATTTCCGCTCATCTTTCAGACGGTTCTTTTGACAAAAGTCAAAATCAATGGACCAATAATAACCAGCCATTTACTTACAGCCGTGAATTTGTTCAATGGACTTCTGCTTTTATTTATCGCAATCTGAATTTTTATTTTGATGCAATTTATTTATTCCACTCAATTCCTGAATGGAAATTTAATACAATCACTGGAATAGGAACTGAAGCAATTATTATTGGTTTTCCAGAATTACACACAAAAATTTTCACAGGTTTTGATCTAAAGTTTCAAAAATTTAATGGTGAAAAATTCGAAACCAATAAAAACTTCTCGGCAGGTTTTATCTTTGGAAATCAATCGACTACACATTTGAGATTGGCTTATCAATATTTTGATGGCTATAATTTTCACGGACAACTTTTTAATCAAAAATTTAAACAGTCATTTATCAATATAAGCGTAGTGATTTGA
- a CDS encoding site-2 protease family protein, translating to MADYYQIEEEQPKVKSSFLSGKYSFIINIILFVITFFTTTIAGVAWIAGPIAAFNLNNFHLGLPYSLSILFVLGVHEFGHYFAAKYHRVKATLPYFIPFPVSDVFLNFGTLGAVIKTKSIIPDKKAMFDIGVAGPIASFFASIAILIYGFTHLPGVEYILKIHPDYFSPIKNPDVLELKFGYNLIYWTLEKLFTNPAVDFVPPMSEIYHYPFLCVGWFGLFVTAMNLIPVGQLDGGHISYSLFSTRTHQRIADLSFVFLIILGIAGFASEFYQNEIPFGWTGWLFWALILKFFVKLYHPEVPDPSELDPRRKMIGYFAIFMFVVSFIPVPFYIKLA from the coding sequence ATGGCGGATTATTATCAAATTGAAGAAGAACAACCAAAAGTTAAATCATCTTTTTTATCAGGTAAATATTCTTTTATAATTAACATAATTTTATTTGTCATCACTTTTTTTACAACAACAATCGCTGGAGTTGCTTGGATCGCTGGACCAATTGCAGCTTTTAATCTAAATAACTTTCATCTTGGTCTACCTTATTCACTATCTATTTTGTTTGTTCTTGGTGTTCATGAGTTTGGTCACTACTTTGCCGCAAAATATCATCGAGTGAAAGCAACACTTCCATATTTCATTCCATTTCCTGTTTCTGATGTATTTTTAAATTTTGGAACACTCGGTGCAGTAATTAAAACAAAATCAATTATTCCCGATAAAAAGGCAATGTTTGATATTGGTGTTGCAGGTCCAATTGCCAGTTTTTTTGCATCAATTGCAATATTAATTTATGGCTTCACTCATTTACCAGGAGTTGAATACATTCTAAAAATTCATCCTGATTACTTTAGCCCAATAAAAAATCCGGATGTGCTTGAGTTAAAATTTGGTTATAATTTGATTTACTGGACTCTTGAAAAGCTTTTCACAAATCCAGCAGTCGATTTTGTTCCGCCAATGTCTGAAATTTATCATTACCCATTTTTGTGTGTGGGCTGGTTTGGACTTTTTGTAACTGCTATGAATTTGATTCCTGTTGGTCAATTAGACGGTGGACATATTTCATACTCGCTTTTTTCAACGAGGACACACCAGAGAATTGCTGACTTGAGTTTTGTGTTTCTAATAATTCTTGGCATTGCAGGTTTTGCTTCTGAATTTTATCAGAATGAAATTCCTTTTGGCTGGACAGGCTGGCTTTTCTGGGCTTTAATTCTGAAATTTTTTGTTAAACTTTATCATCCAGAAGTTCCAGATCCATCCGAACTTGATCCGAGGAGAAAAATGATCGGCTACTTTGCGATTTTTATGTTTGTGGTAAGTTTTATTCCAGTTCCATTTTATATTAAATTGGCTTAA
- a CDS encoding PorV/PorQ family protein: protein MRTKFLTFLFLITCNLFAQNAANTGYSFLKIGVGAGEVAQAEAVTAKFSSPFSVYYNPALIAQSNFSSIGLMHNEWIQDLRSEFLFANSSLYGVPIFLTVNSTSIANIEIRTRPGDAQGSFNAHYFFAGIGTGYQLFENLSFGFQVKYLYENIYVDESNGYAFDFGLFKKDLITDLNAGLSFRNFGKVNQLSSSSAELPSEVRFGLNYAGNLSVYKFNFSPSFDIQKFTKSGNLNFLVGLETNYDNLLNFRLGYNSMRELNHFSFGLGLNYKSIYFDYAFLPFTNNFGSANLISLYIKL from the coding sequence ATGAGAACAAAATTCTTAACTTTTCTATTTTTAATTACTTGTAATTTATTCGCACAAAACGCAGCAAATACGGGTTATTCATTTCTAAAAATTGGAGTTGGTGCAGGGGAAGTTGCTCAAGCTGAAGCAGTAACTGCAAAGTTCTCTTCTCCATTTTCAGTTTATTACAATCCAGCATTAATCGCTCAATCGAATTTTAGTTCAATTGGATTAATGCACAATGAATGGATTCAAGATTTACGAAGTGAATTTCTTTTTGCCAATTCATCTCTTTATGGAGTTCCAATTTTTCTCACTGTGAATTCAACAAGTATTGCGAATATTGAGATAAGAACCAGACCTGGCGATGCACAGGGATCATTCAATGCTCATTATTTTTTTGCTGGAATTGGAACGGGCTATCAGTTATTTGAAAATCTTTCATTTGGATTTCAGGTAAAATATCTGTATGAAAATATCTATGTAGATGAATCGAATGGTTATGCTTTCGACTTTGGATTATTTAAGAAAGATTTAATTACTGATTTAAATGCTGGATTAAGTTTTAGAAATTTTGGGAAGGTTAATCAACTTTCTTCTTCGAGTGCTGAACTTCCATCTGAGGTAAGGTTTGGATTGAATTACGCAGGTAATCTTTCCGTTTATAAATTTAATTTTTCACCTTCATTTGATATTCAGAAATTTACAAAAAGTGGAAATCTCAATTTCTTAGTCGGCCTCGAAACTAATTATGATAATCTTTTAAATTTTCGACTTGGCTACAATTCAATGAGAGAACTTAATCATTTTTCGTTTGGCCTTGGACTTAACTACAAATCAATCTACTTTGATTATGCTTTCTTACCATTCACAAATAATTTTGGAAGTGCTAATCTAATTTCATTGTATATAAAATTATGA
- a CDS encoding GNAT family N-acetyltransferase produces MIKLIELSHSKISTDDWNQFVEKSDNGTIFHRLDFLSYHPPKRFKDNSLIFFKGEKIFALFPAVDIELNGERILYSHRGASYGSFVYESSLNIKDAFNLVELLIDYARKKKFDKIILTLPPIIYCSKFSNYIDFALYRNGFQYLKREVSSVVSLDFEDDKLLETYRPEARTALKKSLKMGVEIAETERFQEYYEILKKNLKMRHNVNPTHTLDELLKLKSIFPTRIRLFGAFVKSKLIAGVCNFSANSKVVLAFYISHDEDYQEYRPVNLLFYEIMRRYKAEGFKFLDFGIFTVNMEPNWGLGRFKENFGARGIFRDTFQLSLK; encoded by the coding sequence ATGATAAAACTTATCGAACTCTCGCATTCAAAAATTTCTACTGATGATTGGAATCAATTTGTAGAAAAATCTGATAACGGTACGATTTTTCACCGTCTTGATTTTCTTTCATATCATCCGCCAAAAAGATTTAAGGACAATTCACTAATCTTTTTTAAAGGCGAGAAAATTTTTGCATTGTTTCCGGCAGTTGATATTGAATTAAATGGAGAAAGAATTCTTTACTCACATCGTGGTGCAAGTTACGGCTCTTTTGTTTATGAATCTTCTTTGAATATTAAGGATGCTTTTAATCTTGTCGAACTATTGATTGATTATGCACGAAAGAAAAAATTTGATAAGATCATTTTAACTCTTCCACCAATCATTTACTGCTCAAAGTTTTCAAATTACATTGACTTCGCTTTGTATAGAAATGGATTTCAATATCTTAAAAGAGAAGTTTCAAGTGTTGTATCCCTTGATTTTGAAGATGATAAATTACTCGAAACTTATAGGCCAGAAGCTCGCACGGCACTGAAAAAATCATTAAAGATGGGAGTTGAAATAGCAGAAACAGAAAGATTTCAGGAATATTATGAAATTTTGAAGAAGAACTTGAAGATGCGGCACAATGTTAATCCCACTCATACTTTAGATGAGTTGCTTAAATTGAAAAGTATCTTTCCAACCCGAATTCGATTGTTTGGCGCATTTGTCAAATCAAAATTAATTGCTGGAGTTTGTAATTTTTCTGCTAATTCAAAAGTTGTGCTCGCTTTCTATATTTCTCACGATGAAGATTATCAAGAATATCGTCCAGTCAATTTACTTTTTTATGAAATTATGAGAAGATACAAAGCAGAAGGATTTAAGTTTCTTGATTTTGGAATTTTTACAGTGAATATGGAGCCGAACTGGGGATTGGGAAGATTTAAGGAAAACTTTGGAGCAAGAGGAATTTTTAGAGATACATTTCAACTTTCATTGAAATAA
- a CDS encoding glycosyltransferase, translating into MLKILHIAVENFAGVPHSFVKMHRAMGDQSILVTFYRTAQNFPEELSLNFKIHRNFIAKAWRQFKVVQNAVSIQKKEKTYPFYFEPKNFLESLYFDIRESFRRKKIYEFIEQHKLYEYDIIHYDGGMDFFRDSHIAKQWKIDGKKIVCCYFGSDLRARGLMKELDRISDMNLTTEYDHLQMHPDIHYIFYPYEADDVPTRIPNETDKVRIVHSPTNRKFKGTDLILRVIKEVKKERNIEFILLENLPREKVLSIKATCDICIDQVGGKFGGTGYGKSGLESLAMGIPTITNMTEDYQSFLKENPFVVANNEKELKEKLIELIDSKNLREEIGKKSIDWVKKYHSYQSVNEQLMNLYKKHGIL; encoded by the coding sequence ATGCTTAAGATTTTACACATCGCTGTTGAAAATTTTGCTGGCGTCCCACACTCGTTTGTTAAAATGCATCGTGCGATGGGTGATCAATCAATTCTTGTAACTTTTTATCGAACCGCACAAAATTTCCCTGAAGAACTTTCTTTGAACTTTAAAATTCATCGTAACTTTATCGCAAAAGCCTGGAGACAGTTTAAAGTCGTTCAAAACGCTGTATCAATTCAAAAAAAGGAGAAAACTTATCCATTCTATTTCGAACCTAAAAATTTTCTGGAATCACTTTATTTTGATATAAGAGAATCATTCCGCAGGAAAAAAATCTACGAATTCATAGAACAACACAAACTTTATGAATATGACATAATTCATTACGACGGTGGAATGGATTTCTTTCGTGATTCTCACATTGCTAAGCAATGGAAAATTGACGGTAAAAAAATTGTCTGTTGTTACTTTGGCAGTGACTTAAGAGCTCGCGGCTTGATGAAAGAACTAGACCGAATTTCGGATATGAACCTCACTACTGAATATGACCACCTTCAAATGCATCCTGATATTCATTACATTTTTTACCCTTACGAAGCAGATGATGTCCCAACAAGAATTCCAAATGAAACGGACAAAGTTAGAATTGTTCACTCACCAACAAACCGAAAATTTAAGGGAACTGATTTAATTTTAAGAGTAATCAAAGAGGTAAAGAAAGAGCGAAACATTGAGTTTATTTTACTTGAGAATTTACCCAGAGAAAAAGTCTTAAGTATTAAAGCTACCTGTGATATTTGCATTGATCAGGTTGGTGGAAAATTTGGCGGGACAGGTTACGGAAAAAGCGGCCTCGAAAGTCTCGCAATGGGAATCCCAACAATTACAAATATGACAGAAGATTATCAATCATTTCTAAAAGAAAATCCATTTGTTGTTGCCAATAATGAAAAGGAATTAAAAGAGAAATTAATTGAGTTAATTGATTCGAAAAATTTAAGAGAGGAAATTGGAAAGAAATCAATTGATTGGGTGAAAAAATATCATTCCTACCAGAGCGTTAACGAACAGTTGATGAATTTATATAAAAAGCATGGAATCCTCTGA
- a CDS encoding oligosaccharide flippase family protein produces the protein MESSENRKGLFSHTFLYTFGNLISRGLNFLLLPFYSHYISPEDFGVYSVIVSVLTIASTVINLGLPGIFLKNLSSSESIEEKKRFLSNTISFITSVSLPLLILVIGFSRSLSQIIIGKDEFYVEIILGLISILSLNYSYYFSVFYVAEERSKEFVLKNSAASISNFVFNLIFVVLFKSGINGIFLAQILSSVILIFLSRDVLKKYFTFTFDLNYLKPILIGSLPLLLSGVFTIVIELIDRLLVFQYLGETKAGIYSFGYRLALIFNLYILSFKSAWIPHYFNLKLIEKDKADHLGRIFTKLVYSSVLIIFVISYGVNEVFKLKIDTFTIFDLKYKDSTSFIIYLLIGYFFSLLMAFYSIAPFKLNKLYHFLFADLIAMVLNLIFNIYLIPRIGIDGAAIATMISFLAGAFYLFIYNLGKIKINYEYKSLFIILFAGFCGLILYKKIDDIFVGFVILLIMISIGFILKIIKRDWREILKI, from the coding sequence ATGGAATCCTCTGAAAACAGAAAAGGACTTTTCTCTCATACCTTCCTGTATACTTTTGGTAACTTAATTTCTCGCGGATTAAATTTTTTACTTCTTCCATTTTATAGTCACTATATTTCACCAGAAGATTTTGGTGTTTATTCAGTAATAGTTTCAGTTTTAACAATTGCTTCTACTGTTATTAATCTTGGCCTGCCTGGAATTTTTCTAAAAAATTTATCAAGCTCAGAATCAATTGAAGAGAAGAAAAGATTTTTATCAAATACAATTTCATTTATTACATCTGTCAGTCTCCCATTATTAATTTTGGTTATTGGATTCAGTCGTTCTTTAAGTCAAATAATCATCGGGAAGGACGAATTTTACGTTGAGATTATTTTAGGCCTAATTTCCATTCTTTCCTTGAATTATTCTTATTATTTCTCTGTCTTTTATGTTGCTGAAGAAAGGTCAAAAGAATTTGTCTTAAAAAACTCAGCCGCTTCGATTTCAAATTTTGTATTTAATTTAATCTTTGTTGTTCTTTTCAAGTCTGGAATAAATGGGATATTTTTAGCTCAGATATTAAGCTCAGTGATTTTAATTTTTTTATCTCGTGATGTTCTTAAAAAGTATTTTACTTTTACATTTGATCTAAATTATCTCAAACCAATTCTTATTGGATCTTTGCCGCTGCTTTTATCAGGAGTTTTTACGATAGTGATTGAATTAATAGATCGTTTACTTGTCTTTCAATATTTAGGTGAGACGAAAGCGGGAATTTATTCTTTTGGTTATCGGCTTGCATTAATTTTTAATCTTTACATTCTTTCTTTCAAATCTGCATGGATACCTCATTATTTTAATTTAAAATTGATTGAAAAAGACAAGGCTGATCATCTTGGCAGAATTTTTACAAAACTTGTGTATTCATCTGTCTTAATAATTTTTGTGATCAGCTATGGAGTTAATGAAGTCTTTAAACTTAAGATTGATACATTTACAATCTTTGATTTGAAATATAAAGATTCGACAAGCTTTATTATTTACCTTTTAATTGGTTACTTCTTTAGTTTATTAATGGCTTTTTATTCAATTGCTCCATTTAAATTGAACAAGCTTTATCACTTTTTATTTGCTGATTTGATCGCCATGGTATTGAATTTAATTTTTAACATTTATTTAATTCCACGAATAGGAATTGATGGTGCAGCAATAGCTACAATGATTTCATTTTTAGCCGGCGCATTTTATTTATTCATTTATAATCTGGGAAAGATTAAAATCAATTATGAGTACAAAAGTTTGTTTATAATTTTATTTGCTGGTTTTTGTGGATTAATTCTTTACAAAAAGATAGACGATATTTTTGTTGGATTTGTAATTCTTTTAATTATGATATCGATTGGGTTTATTCTCAAAATAATCAAACGAGACTGGAGAGAAATACTAAAGATTTAA
- a CDS encoding glycosyltransferase — MKKVAIISTGHPPFDERIFNKIGKSLTKFSFEVTIIVTTADIEKDISSIKFKGIDLNKKNRFIEKFKFIIKELKKLNPDLIINCEPLPVLFSYFFILIQKKSKPAKIIYDVTEWYPENIYLKKKGLKKTFLFFFGHFINFLATNFSDYLFIGEETKLDRYRKYSPRKKFSIISYYPVLEYYKPSMKKIENNEIIFGYAGVISISRGLKIYYEILERLISNFPDYKFGFVLAGRFENPQEEIYLKKFEKLGINFQFFGWTNYQSFSKYLEPVHICLDIRPPNKIYERSLPIKIFDYMALGKAIVASDYEPIRKIFELSNCGILVNPIDLENIIEMISMLIKDTDRIYNYGLNGRSAVEKFFNWSVCEIELKRALESLNL, encoded by the coding sequence ATGAAAAAAGTCGCAATTATTTCTACAGGTCATCCACCATTTGACGAAAGAATTTTTAATAAAATTGGCAAATCACTAACAAAATTCAGTTTCGAAGTTACGATAATTGTAACAACAGCTGATATCGAAAAAGATATCTCATCAATTAAATTCAAAGGAATAGACTTAAACAAAAAAAATAGATTTATTGAAAAATTCAAATTTATAATTAAGGAACTGAAAAAATTAAATCCTGATTTGATTATCAATTGTGAACCACTTCCCGTTCTATTTTCCTACTTCTTTATTTTAATTCAGAAAAAAAGTAAACCAGCAAAAATCATTTACGATGTAACAGAATGGTACCCAGAAAACATTTATCTGAAAAAGAAAGGATTAAAAAAAACATTTCTTTTTTTCTTTGGACATTTCATAAACTTTTTAGCAACTAACTTTTCTGATTATCTTTTTATTGGCGAAGAGACAAAACTTGATCGTTATAGAAAATATTCTCCCCGAAAAAAATTTTCAATAATCTCCTATTATCCAGTGCTTGAATATTATAAACCTTCAATGAAAAAAATAGAAAACAATGAAATAATTTTTGGCTATGCAGGAGTAATTTCGATAAGTCGTGGATTAAAAATTTATTATGAAATATTAGAAAGATTGATTTCAAATTTTCCTGATTACAAATTTGGCTTTGTGCTGGCCGGCAGATTTGAAAATCCTCAGGAAGAAATTTATCTAAAAAAATTTGAGAAGCTCGGTATTAATTTTCAGTTTTTCGGATGGACTAATTATCAGAGTTTTTCAAAGTATCTTGAACCAGTCCATATTTGTCTTGACATTCGCCCACCAAATAAAATTTATGAACGCTCACTTCCAATTAAAATTTTTGATTATATGGCTCTTGGCAAAGCAATTGTCGCATCGGATTATGAACCAATTAGAAAAATATTTGAGCTATCAAATTGTGGAATATTAGTTAATCCAATCGATTTGGAAAACATTATTGAAATGATTTCAATGTTGATTAAAGATACAGATAGGATTTATAATTATGGATTAAATGGAAGAAGTGCTGTTGAAAAATTTTTCAATTGGTCGGTTTGTGAGATTGAGTTGAAGCGGGCACTTGAAAGTTTAAATCTTTAG
- a CDS encoding thioredoxin fold domain-containing protein: MKKNLVAVSIIFAIIIGSYFTINANGSENVLNDDSKGKSFEEILKLAQKDKKKVVVNVYADWCSWCKKMERETFPNQEVQKELKRNFYFYRMNGESNDIVEFDGRKWTKAQLTKAFGIRGFPATIFLNYNSQPITVLPGYVDGPTFASILKYIGDDLYTKITFDDFMKKNKK; encoded by the coding sequence ATGAAAAAGAATTTAGTTGCAGTCTCAATAATCTTTGCCATAATCATTGGTTCTTACTTTACAATAAACGCAAACGGTTCTGAAAATGTTTTGAATGATGATAGCAAGGGGAAGTCTTTTGAAGAGATTTTGAAGCTTGCTCAAAAAGATAAGAAAAAAGTTGTGGTTAATGTTTATGCTGATTGGTGTAGCTGGTGCAAAAAAATGGAGAGAGAAACTTTCCCAAATCAAGAAGTGCAAAAAGAGTTAAAACGAAATTTTTACTTTTACAGAATGAATGGAGAGTCAAACGATATAGTTGAATTTGATGGACGCAAGTGGACAAAAGCTCAATTGACTAAAGCTTTTGGCATTCGAGGTTTTCCAGCAACTATATTTTTGAATTATAATTCTCAACCAATTACTGTATTACCTGGATATGTGGATGGACCAACTTTTGCAAGCATTCTAAAATACATCGGCGATGACTTGTACACTAAAATTACATTTGATGATTTTATGAAGAAAAATAAGAAGTGA